A stretch of Elgaria multicarinata webbii isolate HBS135686 ecotype San Diego chromosome 5, rElgMul1.1.pri, whole genome shotgun sequence DNA encodes these proteins:
- the USPL1 gene encoding SUMO-specific isopeptidase USPL1 isoform X1 — MEYQKIGNGLQVTGIGASALHMVGYLGKGSNSAEVAPNECCPACKKKGLIKALRTYRINFEESIFLCENPQCIYPLGFEPLSNIIIPIDPKGYPSQGTFKKRKFFDTSPVPSPIEPCIKLTRTDNLMDIEQTSKPDFAPKCNENDMFGTQSGQPDFSQASLPNLYSAAESVEQKMGLEMAAQESLPEMSSVQTQPYSDSEIGSSVSQILHQDKQSLSEPLGLQWRNAHALCWLDCIMSALVHLETLKMILTGSDSENTSIIETLFAKYNQVTALVNTCQRDNCVSEVPSDVLSRAESHLNEVRNLIFDHLQPHLKCKLGEEESPVFAFPLLLRKDPRIDKLFLHAFSWKLKCLQCGHQVSERCQKTLTTFTNIIPEWHPLNAVHIASCNNCNHTSQRRQMVLEKIPSILMMHFVEGLPHTDLMAYSFHFQEDSYQITSVIQYQKDAKHFITWTLNSDETWLECDDLKGPYCRRHKSFGVPPAEVHIVIWERMPPRETSELDLQLRSGEAVNVALLKARPKSPVKSLNDEAVDNTSFLCYSEDMNEHTNEAQNLDSNYKSNLPWGLQNVAEDDVITLNLVSVPLDSEGKPLENCHTVENKLIAQTGTSQLQDPGQIYVHPVTSGGNIAGNECKLLKKTSASLHQGQPNTTNNTLIMPAVPLSNSSYSPEALLVEGAEHEVNPGLVKDSSLHLVNHPQKIGRKNSGNSIKEMPTIMERTAINSQVSAPSTPSNTSQSLYKNEMKSSGASWVKGLLGKYPSFMPKSISTYNKAESSEKPIKKEASSNSLVKHAVHFRGFQPKCSKKSIKKITLDSLHKSLPPTSSSTSLFESIPIKTPTTNGRRGAVNKKADSLGTFDKQIQPQRSHNEKKKTVSFENVEKSTVDKAHQLRLKLLQQLKAKKEKLASLDKLAKTEVKNRCSPNKTKKDQSQLGSQKENESLQSLLNALQHQIDVEDSKSVNSPSTNMSQCSSSSYDDILSELLSPATTIASLEIPQEEECRYLEMGGSSPKFPVPNEKLIGAQDTAHDHNYHSPIKENGYEGHTDLLIMKSPLKKLNFESSAKQDILDELLSCSMLNSIMADTDDLHHFDETLLTW; from the exons ATGGAGTACCAGAAGATTGGAAATGGTTTGCAAGTGACTGGTATAGGGGCATCTGCACTCCACATGGTGGGGTATTTGGGAAAA GGCTCTAATTCTGCTGAAGTAGCTCCAAATGAATGCTGCCCAGCTTGCAAAAAGAAAGGTCTAATAAAAGCATTACGAACATATCGCATAAATTTTGAAGAATCTATTTTTCTGTGTGAAAATCCCCAG tgCATCTACCCTCTCGGATTTGAACCACTAAGCAACATAATCATTCCCATTGATCCAAAAGGTTATCCCTCACAGGGcacttttaagaaaagaaagttCTTTGACACAAGCCCAGTGCCTTCACCCATTGAACCATGCATAAAATTGACTAGGACCGATAACTTGATGGATATTGAGCAGACATCCAAACCTGATTTTGCTCCCAAGTGCAATGAAAATGACATGTTTGGAACTCAGTCAGGGCAGCCTGATTTTTCACAAGCCAGTCTGCCAAACTTGTATAGTGCAGCTGAATCCGTGGAACAGAAAATGGGCTTGGAAATGGCAGCTCAAGAAAGTTTACCAGAGATGTCCAGTGTGCAAACACAGCCTTACTCAGATTCTGAAATTGGTTCATCAGTATCTCAAATTCTGCATCAAGACAAACAATCTCTGTCGGAGCCATTGGGACTTCAGTGGAGGAATGCACATGCTCTCTGCTGGTTAGATTGTATTATGTCAGCACTAGTGCATTTAGAAACACTAAAAATGATTCTGACTGGATCAGATTCAGAAAACACATCAATAATCGAGACACTGTTTGCAAAATATAACCAAGTGACGGCACTTGTAAATACTTGTCAAAGGG ACAACTGTGTTTCAGAGGTTCCTTCGGATGTTCTATCAAGAGCTGAATCTCACCTGAATGAAGTCAGGAATCTAATTTTTGACCACCTTCAGCCTCACCTTAAGTGTAAATTGG GTGAGGAGGAAAGCCCAGTGTTTGCTTTTCCTCTCCTTCTACGGAAAGATCCAAGAATAGATAAACTTTTCCTCCATGCTTTTTCGTGGAAGCTTAAATGTTTACAGTGTGGCCACCAAGTCAGTGAGAG GTGTCAGAAGACATTGACAACATTTACAAATATAATCCCAGAATGGCACCCACTGAATGCTGTTCATATTGCTTCCTGTAATAACTGTAATCACACATCTCAAAGAAGACAAATGGTTTTAGAAAA AATCCCCTCAATACTTATGATGCACTTTGTTGAAGGTTTGCCACATACTGATTTGATGGCTTACTCATTTCATTTTCAAGAAGATTCTTACCAAATAACAAGTGTTATTCAATATCAGAAGGATGCAAAACACTTCATAACATGGACCTTGAATTCAGATG AAACATGGCTTGAGTGTGATGACTTAAAAGGGCCATACTGTAGAAGGCACAAGAGCTTTGGAGTTCCTCCTGCAGAGGTTCACATTGTCATCTGGGAAAGAATGCCACCACGAGAGACCAGTGAACTGGATTTGCAGCTACGAAGTGGAGAAGCCGTGAATGTTGCTCTTCTGAAAGCAAGGCCAAAATCTCCAGTGAAATCTTTGAATGATGAGGCTGTAGACAATACATCCTTCCTTTGTTACAGTGAGGATATGAATGAACATACAAATGAGGCACAAAACCTAGATAGCAATTACAAAAGTAATTTGCCTTGGGGCTTGCAAAACGTGGCTGAAGATGATGTTATAACCTTGAATCTTGTAAGTGTTCCACTTGACTCAGAAGGTAAACCACTAGAAAACTGTCATACTGTGGAAAATAAACTGATAGCCCAAACAGGCACATCACAGCTACAAGATCCAGGTCAGATTTATGTGCATCCAGTTACTTCTGGAGGAAACATTGCTGGAAATGAGTGCAAATTGCTAAAAAAGACCAGTGCTTCCTTGCATCAAGGTCAGCCAAACACAACAAATAATACATTAATTATGCCAGCAGTTCCTCTAAGCAATAGTAGTTATTCGCCAGAAGCATTACTAGTTGAAGGGGCAGAACATGAAGTTAATCCAGGTCTCGTTAAAGATAGCAGCTTGCACTTAGTGAATCACCCCCAAAAAATTGGCAGAAAAAATTCAGGTAATAGTATAAAGGAAATGCCTACTATTATGGAGAGAACAGCAATAAATTCACAGGTCTCTGCTCCATCCACACCAAGTAATACCTCTCAGTCACTGTAtaagaatgaaatgaaatcttcTGGAGCCAGTTGGGTAAAAGGCTTACTTGGAAAATATCCTTCTTTTATGCCTAAAAGTATCTCAACTTATAATAAAGCAGAGAGCTCTGAAAAGCCCATTAAAAAAGAAGCTAGCTCCAATTCTCTTGTTAAACACGCAGTCCACTTTCGTGGCTTCCAACCTAAATGTTCAAAAAAATCCATCAAAAAGATAACATTGGATTCTTTGCATAAATCTTTACCTCCGACATCCTCTTCCACTTCTCTTTTTGAGAGCATCCCAATCAAAACGCCAACTACTAATGGACGCAGAGGAGCTGTAAATAAGAAAGCAGACTCATTGGGTACTTTTGATAAACAAATTCAGCCCCAACGAAGccacaatgaaaagaaaaaaactgtaTCTTTTGAAAATGTTGAGAAGTCAACGGTTGATAAAGCACATCAACTACGCCTAAAACTACTTCAACAGCTTAAAGCTAAAAAAGAGAAACTAGCTTCACTAGATAAGCTGGCAAAGACTGAGGTGAAAAACAGATGCTCTCCCAACAAAACCAAGAAAGACCAGTCACAGCTTGGATCCCAGAAGGAGAATGAATCCCTGCAGAGCTTGTTAAATGCACTGCAGCATCAAATTGATGTTGAAGATAGCAAATCTGTGAATTCTCCAAGCACCAATATGTCCCAGTGCAGCAGTTCAAGTTACGATGATATTTTATCTGAGTTACTGTCTCCAGCTACAACGATTGCTTCCTTAGAAATTCCACAAGAAGAAGAATGTAGATATCTGGAAATGGGAGGTAGCAGTCCAAAATTTCCAGTACCTAATGAGAAActtattggggcccaggacacagcgCATGACCACAATTATCACAGTCCAATAAAGGAAAATGGATATGAGGGTCATACAGACTTGTTAATAATGAAATCACCACTGAAGAAACTCAACTTTGAAAGTTCTGCAAAACAAGATATTCTGGATGAACTATTATCTTGTTCAATGTTGAATTCAATAATGGCTGATACTGATGACTTGCATCACTTTGATGAAACTCTATTAACTTGGTGA
- the USPL1 gene encoding SUMO-specific isopeptidase USPL1 isoform X2, giving the protein MDIEQTSKPDFAPKCNENDMFGTQSGQPDFSQASLPNLYSAAESVEQKMGLEMAAQESLPEMSSVQTQPYSDSEIGSSVSQILHQDKQSLSEPLGLQWRNAHALCWLDCIMSALVHLETLKMILTGSDSENTSIIETLFAKYNQVTALVNTCQRDNCVSEVPSDVLSRAESHLNEVRNLIFDHLQPHLKCKLGEEESPVFAFPLLLRKDPRIDKLFLHAFSWKLKCLQCGHQVSERCQKTLTTFTNIIPEWHPLNAVHIASCNNCNHTSQRRQMVLEKIPSILMMHFVEGLPHTDLMAYSFHFQEDSYQITSVIQYQKDAKHFITWTLNSDETWLECDDLKGPYCRRHKSFGVPPAEVHIVIWERMPPRETSELDLQLRSGEAVNVALLKARPKSPVKSLNDEAVDNTSFLCYSEDMNEHTNEAQNLDSNYKSNLPWGLQNVAEDDVITLNLVSVPLDSEGKPLENCHTVENKLIAQTGTSQLQDPGQIYVHPVTSGGNIAGNECKLLKKTSASLHQGQPNTTNNTLIMPAVPLSNSSYSPEALLVEGAEHEVNPGLVKDSSLHLVNHPQKIGRKNSGNSIKEMPTIMERTAINSQVSAPSTPSNTSQSLYKNEMKSSGASWVKGLLGKYPSFMPKSISTYNKAESSEKPIKKEASSNSLVKHAVHFRGFQPKCSKKSIKKITLDSLHKSLPPTSSSTSLFESIPIKTPTTNGRRGAVNKKADSLGTFDKQIQPQRSHNEKKKTVSFENVEKSTVDKAHQLRLKLLQQLKAKKEKLASLDKLAKTEVKNRCSPNKTKKDQSQLGSQKENESLQSLLNALQHQIDVEDSKSVNSPSTNMSQCSSSSYDDILSELLSPATTIASLEIPQEEECRYLEMGGSSPKFPVPNEKLIGAQDTAHDHNYHSPIKENGYEGHTDLLIMKSPLKKLNFESSAKQDILDELLSCSMLNSIMADTDDLHHFDETLLTW; this is encoded by the exons ATGGATATTGAGCAGACATCCAAACCTGATTTTGCTCCCAAGTGCAATGAAAATGACATGTTTGGAACTCAGTCAGGGCAGCCTGATTTTTCACAAGCCAGTCTGCCAAACTTGTATAGTGCAGCTGAATCCGTGGAACAGAAAATGGGCTTGGAAATGGCAGCTCAAGAAAGTTTACCAGAGATGTCCAGTGTGCAAACACAGCCTTACTCAGATTCTGAAATTGGTTCATCAGTATCTCAAATTCTGCATCAAGACAAACAATCTCTGTCGGAGCCATTGGGACTTCAGTGGAGGAATGCACATGCTCTCTGCTGGTTAGATTGTATTATGTCAGCACTAGTGCATTTAGAAACACTAAAAATGATTCTGACTGGATCAGATTCAGAAAACACATCAATAATCGAGACACTGTTTGCAAAATATAACCAAGTGACGGCACTTGTAAATACTTGTCAAAGGG ACAACTGTGTTTCAGAGGTTCCTTCGGATGTTCTATCAAGAGCTGAATCTCACCTGAATGAAGTCAGGAATCTAATTTTTGACCACCTTCAGCCTCACCTTAAGTGTAAATTGG GTGAGGAGGAAAGCCCAGTGTTTGCTTTTCCTCTCCTTCTACGGAAAGATCCAAGAATAGATAAACTTTTCCTCCATGCTTTTTCGTGGAAGCTTAAATGTTTACAGTGTGGCCACCAAGTCAGTGAGAG GTGTCAGAAGACATTGACAACATTTACAAATATAATCCCAGAATGGCACCCACTGAATGCTGTTCATATTGCTTCCTGTAATAACTGTAATCACACATCTCAAAGAAGACAAATGGTTTTAGAAAA AATCCCCTCAATACTTATGATGCACTTTGTTGAAGGTTTGCCACATACTGATTTGATGGCTTACTCATTTCATTTTCAAGAAGATTCTTACCAAATAACAAGTGTTATTCAATATCAGAAGGATGCAAAACACTTCATAACATGGACCTTGAATTCAGATG AAACATGGCTTGAGTGTGATGACTTAAAAGGGCCATACTGTAGAAGGCACAAGAGCTTTGGAGTTCCTCCTGCAGAGGTTCACATTGTCATCTGGGAAAGAATGCCACCACGAGAGACCAGTGAACTGGATTTGCAGCTACGAAGTGGAGAAGCCGTGAATGTTGCTCTTCTGAAAGCAAGGCCAAAATCTCCAGTGAAATCTTTGAATGATGAGGCTGTAGACAATACATCCTTCCTTTGTTACAGTGAGGATATGAATGAACATACAAATGAGGCACAAAACCTAGATAGCAATTACAAAAGTAATTTGCCTTGGGGCTTGCAAAACGTGGCTGAAGATGATGTTATAACCTTGAATCTTGTAAGTGTTCCACTTGACTCAGAAGGTAAACCACTAGAAAACTGTCATACTGTGGAAAATAAACTGATAGCCCAAACAGGCACATCACAGCTACAAGATCCAGGTCAGATTTATGTGCATCCAGTTACTTCTGGAGGAAACATTGCTGGAAATGAGTGCAAATTGCTAAAAAAGACCAGTGCTTCCTTGCATCAAGGTCAGCCAAACACAACAAATAATACATTAATTATGCCAGCAGTTCCTCTAAGCAATAGTAGTTATTCGCCAGAAGCATTACTAGTTGAAGGGGCAGAACATGAAGTTAATCCAGGTCTCGTTAAAGATAGCAGCTTGCACTTAGTGAATCACCCCCAAAAAATTGGCAGAAAAAATTCAGGTAATAGTATAAAGGAAATGCCTACTATTATGGAGAGAACAGCAATAAATTCACAGGTCTCTGCTCCATCCACACCAAGTAATACCTCTCAGTCACTGTAtaagaatgaaatgaaatcttcTGGAGCCAGTTGGGTAAAAGGCTTACTTGGAAAATATCCTTCTTTTATGCCTAAAAGTATCTCAACTTATAATAAAGCAGAGAGCTCTGAAAAGCCCATTAAAAAAGAAGCTAGCTCCAATTCTCTTGTTAAACACGCAGTCCACTTTCGTGGCTTCCAACCTAAATGTTCAAAAAAATCCATCAAAAAGATAACATTGGATTCTTTGCATAAATCTTTACCTCCGACATCCTCTTCCACTTCTCTTTTTGAGAGCATCCCAATCAAAACGCCAACTACTAATGGACGCAGAGGAGCTGTAAATAAGAAAGCAGACTCATTGGGTACTTTTGATAAACAAATTCAGCCCCAACGAAGccacaatgaaaagaaaaaaactgtaTCTTTTGAAAATGTTGAGAAGTCAACGGTTGATAAAGCACATCAACTACGCCTAAAACTACTTCAACAGCTTAAAGCTAAAAAAGAGAAACTAGCTTCACTAGATAAGCTGGCAAAGACTGAGGTGAAAAACAGATGCTCTCCCAACAAAACCAAGAAAGACCAGTCACAGCTTGGATCCCAGAAGGAGAATGAATCCCTGCAGAGCTTGTTAAATGCACTGCAGCATCAAATTGATGTTGAAGATAGCAAATCTGTGAATTCTCCAAGCACCAATATGTCCCAGTGCAGCAGTTCAAGTTACGATGATATTTTATCTGAGTTACTGTCTCCAGCTACAACGATTGCTTCCTTAGAAATTCCACAAGAAGAAGAATGTAGATATCTGGAAATGGGAGGTAGCAGTCCAAAATTTCCAGTACCTAATGAGAAActtattggggcccaggacacagcgCATGACCACAATTATCACAGTCCAATAAAGGAAAATGGATATGAGGGTCATACAGACTTGTTAATAATGAAATCACCACTGAAGAAACTCAACTTTGAAAGTTCTGCAAAACAAGATATTCTGGATGAACTATTATCTTGTTCAATGTTGAATTCAATAATGGCTGATACTGATGACTTGCATCACTTTGATGAAACTCTATTAACTTGGTGA